The sequence below is a genomic window from Sorangiineae bacterium MSr12523.
GGGGGAGCGGGACACCTACCTCATACACACGAGCGATGCCTTCCCGCCCATCGCCATGCGGATCGACCCGCCCCTGGTCGTTTTGCGCGTCCACATTGGGGATGCCGCGGGGGATCCGCCGGCCCTCTTTCGCAAGCTCCTGGAGCTCAACGCCGGGTCGCTGCTCCACTCCAGTTATGGCCTGGAAGCGGATCGCATCGTCCTGGCGTCCGCGCTCGAGCTCGAAAACCTCGACTTCAACGAGTTGGAGGCGACCCTCGACGAGATTGACGTTGCATTGGCGCAACAGGTGCCGGAGCTCGCGCATATTTCGAAGCGCCAGCCGGTTACCTGAACGTCACGCTTTCGCGACAAAGTTCACTAGCGCTTCATTGGTTCAAGAGAGATCGCCCATGGGTATTTTCAGCCGTCTCGCGCAGCTCATCAAATCCAACCTGAACGATCTGATCAGCAAATCGGAAGACCCCGAGAAGATGCTGAACCAGGTCGTTTTGGACATGAACACGCAACTCGTCGAGGCCAAGAAGCAAGTGGCCGCGTCGATCGCGGACGAGAAGCGTCTCGCGAAACAGCACGAACAAGAAGCGGCCAACGCCACCGAGTGGGAGCGCCGGGCGATGATGGCACTGCGCGCGGGCAACGAGGAGCTGGCGAAGGAAGCCCTCGCGCGCAAGAAGGAGCACGACCAACTCGCGGCCACGTTCAAGGACCAGTGGACGAAGCAAAAGACGGCCGTCGAGTCGCTCAAGCGCGCGCTGCGCATGCTCAACGACAAGATCGAGGAGGCGAAGCGCAAGAAGAACGTGCTCATCGCGCGAAAGAAGCGCGCGGAGGCGCAGCGAGCCATCCAGGAGACGATGAGCGGCCTGCGCGATCAGAGCGCGTTCGAGACGTTCGAGCGCATGTCGAACAAGATCGATCAATTGGAGGCCGAGGCCGAGGCGGGCGCGGAGATCCAGGAAGAGTACACGGGCGACGTGCTGGCCTCGCAGTTTGCGCATCTGGAAAAGACGGCGGGTGCCGACGAGGAGCTGCTCGCGCTCAAGCGCAAGATGGGCCTCGCCCCGGCGGAACCAGCGCCGGTGGCGGCGCCCGAACCCGTGCAAGCGCGGGTCGAGGCACCGCTCGATGCAGCGCCCGCGACCAGCGGGACGACGCGCGAGGAAGAGGAGCTCGCCGCGGCGCTCGAAGAGCTGGAGGCCGAGCAGCAAGGGGCACAACAACGGAAGGCAGGACACTGAGCGCCATGATGCGAACCACCCAAAGGAGCACGTGTGAGCGCAACCTCCACGCCGGGTAGCGACGAACCGGTCGACAAGATTCTCGAACGCCTTTCGTGCGATCCCGCGCGGGGTCTCACCCAGGCCGAGGCGCGCGCGCGCCTCGAGCGCGACGGGCGAAACGAGCTGCCTCCTCCGCCCAAGCCGAGCGCGCTCAAACGATTTTTCAATCAGTTTGCCAACCCCATCGTCCTCACGCTGTTGGCCGCCGCGGTCATTGCGCTGATCAACGGTGCAACGCAAGACAAGACCGGGCCCTTTTTGGTCCGGTTCGGCGACGCCATCGCCATTTTTCTCATCGTCGCATTGAACGCGGTGCTCGGTTATTACCAAGAGCAACGCGCCGAGGCCGCGCTGGATGCGCTGCAGAAGATGCAAACGCCGTCGGCGCGCGTGCGGCGCGACGACAAAGTCGTCATGCTCAGCGCCGCGGAGTTGGTCGCTGGCGACGTGCTCGAGGTGGAGGCGGGCGATGCGGTGCCCGCCGATGCGCGGCTCCTGCAGACGATCAACCTCGCCACCGAGGAATCGGCGCTCACCGGCGAATCCGTGCCCGTGGGCAAGGACGCGCGCGAGCAGGTGCCCGCCGATGCGCCGCTGGGCGATCGCGCGAACATGCTCTTCGTCGGCTCCAACGTGGTGCGCGGAAAAGGCCGCGCGGTGGTCGTCGCCACCGGCACGCGCACGGAGCTGGGCAAGCTCTCCGAGCTGATTCGCGGCGCGGGTGGCGATCGCACGACGCCGCTCGAGGCCAAGCTGGATCAATTCGGAAAGCGGATCCTGCTCGTCTGCCTCGCGCTCAGCGTGCTGCTTTTCGCGCGCGGCATGTGGAAGGGCGATCGCCACTGGCACGAGCTGCTCCTGGAGGCGGTGAGCCTCGCGGTGGCCGCAATTCCCGAGGGATTGCCGGCCATCACGACGATCACGCTCGCCCTGGGCATGCAGCGCATGGCCAAGCGCGGCGCCATCGTGCGCAAACTCGCCGCGGTGGAGACGCTCGGCGCGGCCACGGTCATCTGCTCGGACAAGACGGGCACGCTCACGCAGAACGAGATGACCGTCACCAAGATTTACAGCGGCCGCCGTTCCTACAAGGTGACGGGCGTCGGCTACGATCCGCGCGGGAGCATCGTCGGCGACGACGGCGACATCATGGACACGCCGAGCA
It includes:
- a CDS encoding YbjN domain-containing protein, whose product is MRTIKDVEAYLEKLNRRYSVVEGERDTYLIHTSDAFPPIAMRIDPPLVVLRVHIGDAAGDPPALFRKLLELNAGSLLHSSYGLEADRIVLASALELENLDFNELEATLDEIDVALAQQVPELAHISKRQPVT
- a CDS encoding PspA/IM30 family protein, with translation MGIFSRLAQLIKSNLNDLISKSEDPEKMLNQVVLDMNTQLVEAKKQVAASIADEKRLAKQHEQEAANATEWERRAMMALRAGNEELAKEALARKKEHDQLAATFKDQWTKQKTAVESLKRALRMLNDKIEEAKRKKNVLIARKKRAEAQRAIQETMSGLRDQSAFETFERMSNKIDQLEAEAEAGAEIQEEYTGDVLASQFAHLEKTAGADEELLALKRKMGLAPAEPAPVAAPEPVQARVEAPLDAAPATSGTTREEEELAAALEELEAEQQGAQQRKAGH